The Fimbriimonadales bacterium genome contains a region encoding:
- the rplI gene encoding 50S ribosomal protein L9 yields the protein MKVILTQTIPKIGKEGHVVTVADGFARNFLFPKGLAILADKAALAQLERRRSKMAMEIEKTRASALQAAEKINGQTIRIVGKTAKGSTKLFGAVTSADIAEAIKEQLGVAVDKKMVALLHPIKRIGVHEVLIDLHQDVDAVVRLEVTDEEGRLGIELEEAAPQAAESASSEGISTESEEVVEKVSEEKPKRTRSQKTQKAKLSE from the coding sequence ATGAAGGTGATATTGACGCAGACGATTCCGAAGATCGGCAAAGAGGGTCATGTCGTAACAGTTGCCGACGGTTTCGCAAGGAACTTTTTGTTTCCGAAAGGTTTGGCGATTCTCGCCGATAAAGCAGCACTTGCACAATTAGAAAGACGCCGCTCGAAAATGGCTATGGAAATCGAAAAAACACGTGCAAGTGCCCTACAAGCCGCGGAAAAGATTAACGGGCAAACTATACGGATAGTGGGGAAAACCGCAAAAGGCTCGACGAAGCTATTCGGAGCCGTAACTTCAGCAGACATCGCCGAGGCAATCAAAGAACAGTTAGGCGTAGCAGTGGACAAGAAGATGGTCGCTCTTCTCCATCCTATAAAAAGAATTGGCGTTCATGAGGTTCTCATAGACCTACATCAAGATGTGGATGCGGTTGTTCGATTAGAAGTAACGGACGAAGAAGGAAGATTAGGCATCGAATTGGAAGAAGCGGCTCCTCAAGCCGCAGAATCGGCATCTTCGGAAGGAATTTCGACAGAGAGTGAAGAAGTCGTGGAAAAGGTGTCGGAAGAAAAACCTAAACGAACGCGTTCGCAGAAAACTCAGAAGGCGAAATTAAGCGAATAA
- a CDS encoding MlaD family protein, translating to MRNAWKVGLLVVVFVVLLVLGYSFVGESLFKSETERYYVHFENAYGIEEGAVVWLAGVDVGMVDKVELKSPTDVQMTLALKKGTFIPRDAKVLIPTSLFGIGQQQIEIVSEKGIKAGRLPVGGVLSGKKASFVESYLPEATGTFDALNANLEALREILGDKELRKRLESVVASADTSLVELNTLLRETRGVIAENRPAIRNALQDMSETIREMRQGVLAVNELVSDPELKPKIKGILASLDQSVKKTEELITSVNELVTDPEMQQSLKATIANTESISRSGIEITEKIKEITEDGKVVTEKASALMDDAREVAAEAKKLLEKLQDTIEKLKLPGLGVVPTATINLETSRNLETANFQTDLHVSYPIRPGALVYAGVYDVTETDRLSLQYGQKFGPATLRYGIYASKPGLGVDWNPWSRFVLTGDLFDPNDLQFNVRARLYFKGDWYAWFGVNKFFKENEPQIGIGVKR from the coding sequence ATGCGAAATGCATGGAAAGTCGGGCTGTTGGTTGTCGTTTTCGTTGTTCTTTTAGTACTCGGTTATTCTTTCGTAGGTGAAAGTCTTTTTAAAAGCGAAACAGAGCGCTACTATGTTCACTTCGAAAACGCTTACGGAATCGAGGAAGGCGCTGTCGTCTGGTTAGCGGGAGTAGACGTTGGGATGGTGGACAAAGTCGAATTGAAAAGCCCTACCGACGTCCAAATGACTCTTGCGCTCAAAAAAGGAACATTCATACCGCGAGACGCGAAAGTCCTTATCCCCACGAGTTTGTTCGGAATCGGTCAACAACAAATCGAAATCGTCTCGGAAAAAGGAATAAAGGCAGGACGACTACCAGTGGGAGGGGTGCTATCAGGCAAAAAGGCTTCCTTCGTCGAGAGTTATCTTCCGGAAGCAACGGGCACATTCGATGCATTGAATGCAAACTTAGAGGCGCTGCGAGAAATTTTAGGAGATAAAGAACTCAGAAAAAGATTGGAGAGCGTAGTTGCGAGCGCTGATACCTCGCTTGTAGAACTCAACACCTTACTGCGAGAGACTCGCGGCGTGATTGCAGAAAACCGTCCGGCGATTCGCAATGCACTCCAAGATATGTCAGAGACAATTCGAGAAATGCGGCAAGGAGTATTAGCGGTCAACGAACTCGTAAGCGACCCCGAATTGAAACCAAAAATTAAAGGAATCCTCGCCTCCCTCGACCAGAGCGTGAAAAAAACGGAGGAATTGATTACCAGTGTAAACGAATTGGTAACAGACCCAGAGATGCAGCAATCGCTCAAAGCGACGATCGCCAATACCGAAAGCATTAGTCGTTCGGGTATCGAAATCACCGAAAAAATTAAAGAAATCACCGAAGACGGAAAAGTCGTAACAGAAAAAGCGAGTGCACTCATGGATGACGCTCGCGAAGTTGCCGCCGAAGCAAAAAAACTGTTGGAAAAACTGCAAGACACTATAGAAAAACTGAAACTTCCAGGTCTCGGAGTAGTCCCGACAGCGACAATTAATTTAGAAACCTCGCGCAACCTCGAAACCGCGAATTTCCAAACGGATTTGCATGTCTCCTATCCTATTCGGCCAGGTGCGTTGGTGTATGCGGGAGTGTATGACGTAACGGAAACTGACCGATTGAGCCTTCAATATGGGCAAAAATTCGGACCTGCCACTCTTCGTTACGGCATTTATGCATCGAAGCCAGGTCTCGGGGTAGACTGGAATCCCTGGTCGCGCTTCGTTCTAACGGGAGACTTATTCGACCCGAATGACTTACAATTCAATGTACGAGCACGCCTGTATTTCAAAGGTGATTGGTACGCTTGGTTCGGTGTGAATAAGTTTTTCAAAGAGAACGAACCGCAAATAGGAATAGGAGTGAAAAGGTAA
- the purD gene encoding phosphoribosylamine--glycine ligase, producing MRVLVVGFGGREHALVWKLSQSAVVEKIIAAPGNAGIAEIAQCFPISALDHEGLKELCQKEEITLAVIGPESPLIAGVADTLREVGISVYGPSRRAAQIEGNKAYAKTLMQEEGIPTAEFEVFTRYELAKSYVYSEFAKGHQLVVKASGEAFGKGAIVCESKEEALNAVARMLLQKEFGSAGETIVIEKRLYGPEVSLQAICNGKDYLLLPSSRDYKSAYEGGKGPNTGGMGAYSPVEELSEEVQSKLGELFIRPVLEKMSREETPFIGTLYAGLMITEEGPKALEYNVRFGDPETQAILPRIENDFATLLENAACSRELPSLKVSPLACACIVIAIEGYPGEYPKGIELPDLSPLKDFLVFHAGTERKNNKLVNTGGRVLNIVGMGESPRDAADKVYNAIEGKFPKPWRYRKDIGTTAMENAVGLNRLR from the coding sequence ATGAGAGTCCTCGTTGTCGGTTTTGGCGGCCGTGAACATGCCCTCGTTTGGAAATTGTCCCAATCCGCTGTCGTCGAGAAAATTATCGCCGCACCGGGAAATGCGGGAATTGCGGAAATCGCTCAGTGTTTTCCTATCTCTGCTTTAGACCACGAAGGTTTAAAAGAACTTTGCCAAAAAGAAGAAATTACATTAGCAGTAATCGGACCCGAATCCCCGTTGATTGCAGGAGTAGCAGATACGCTCCGTGAAGTCGGGATATCCGTCTACGGACCTTCGCGACGAGCCGCGCAAATCGAAGGAAATAAAGCCTACGCTAAAACACTAATGCAAGAGGAGGGTATCCCAACTGCAGAATTCGAGGTGTTCACTCGTTACGAACTTGCAAAAAGTTATGTATATTCGGAATTTGCAAAAGGACATCAATTAGTCGTTAAAGCGAGCGGAGAAGCGTTCGGTAAAGGAGCAATCGTATGCGAATCGAAAGAAGAAGCCTTGAACGCGGTGGCGAGAATGCTGTTGCAAAAGGAATTCGGAAGTGCAGGAGAAACCATCGTCATCGAAAAACGTTTATACGGACCTGAAGTGAGTCTTCAAGCGATTTGCAATGGAAAAGACTACCTTCTTTTACCTTCTTCTCGTGATTATAAATCCGCGTACGAAGGAGGTAAAGGACCGAATACGGGGGGGATGGGCGCCTATTCACCCGTAGAAGAACTTTCAGAAGAAGTTCAGAGCAAACTCGGAGAGTTGTTTATTCGTCCGGTTCTCGAAAAAATGTCTCGAGAAGAAACCCCGTTTATCGGAACGCTTTATGCAGGGCTTATGATTACCGAAGAAGGTCCGAAAGCATTGGAATACAACGTTCGATTCGGAGACCCTGAAACTCAAGCGATTCTTCCGCGAATCGAAAACGACTTTGCAACTCTTCTCGAAAACGCAGCTTGCAGCCGAGAGTTGCCCTCTCTAAAAGTTTCGCCATTGGCTTGCGCATGTATCGTTATTGCTATAGAAGGTTATCCTGGCGAATATCCGAAAGGAATCGAACTTCCCGATTTGTCTCCTTTGAAAGACTTTCTCGTCTTTCACGCTGGAACGGAAAGAAAAAATAACAAACTCGTGAACACAGGGGGAAGGGTCCTCAATATCGTAGGGATGGGTGAATCTCCAAGGGATGCGGCTGACAAGGTTTATAACGCTATCGAAGGAAAATTCCCCAAGCCTTGGCGTTATCGGAAAGATATTGGCACTACAGCAATGGAGAATGCAGTGGGATTGAACCGGCTAAGATAA
- the cysS gene encoding cysteine--tRNA ligase has translation MSKLRIYDSLSRSIVDFVPRDPGRVSIYACGLTPQAPSHLGHMRGAVLFDVIRRWFEYLGYEVNFVQNFTDIDDKIIRKSKEEGIPPEEVAKKYSKMYLEDLTALGVRPAKWVYVTENIPVIIEMIQKLIERGAAYVVDGDVYFRVLSFPQYGKLSRRKLSEMQAGARIEVDERKEHPMDFALWKAAKPGEPSWDSPWGKGRPGWHIECSALSLKELGPNFDIHAGGVDLVFPHHENEIAQSEAYLGKPEFARIWMHWGAVRLAEKKMSKSEGNVMETREVLERFSPQSIRLFLLGTSYRSPIEYTETRMHDSESASERIRIALQRVTSLLGKNEEEPKAEDYVQRFTDAMNDDFNTAGAIGVMYEAIGEINELLSENPKKNEKRIHSLRNAVEWFLEILGLTMPKEEIFTDGMTEKVLSLIIKWRNELRAQKQFAFADKIREDLKHLGILLEDTTEGTIWRKV, from the coding sequence ATGTCTAAATTGCGAATTTACGATTCTCTTTCTCGTTCCATAGTGGATTTCGTTCCACGCGACCCGGGGCGAGTTTCTATTTACGCTTGTGGCTTAACTCCGCAAGCGCCCTCGCATCTCGGGCACATGAGGGGGGCGGTTCTTTTCGATGTCATCCGACGCTGGTTCGAATATCTCGGTTACGAAGTGAATTTCGTCCAAAACTTCACGGATATCGACGACAAAATCATTAGAAAAAGCAAAGAAGAAGGAATCCCTCCGGAAGAAGTCGCCAAAAAATACTCAAAAATGTATCTCGAAGATTTGACGGCTCTCGGTGTCAGACCCGCTAAATGGGTCTATGTAACGGAAAACATCCCCGTGATTATCGAGATGATTCAAAAACTTATCGAGCGTGGGGCGGCGTATGTAGTAGATGGTGACGTCTATTTTCGTGTGCTTTCTTTTCCGCAGTATGGAAAGTTGAGCCGTAGGAAACTTAGCGAAATGCAAGCGGGTGCTCGCATCGAAGTAGACGAAAGAAAAGAACACCCTATGGATTTCGCACTTTGGAAGGCGGCGAAACCGGGCGAACCGAGTTGGGACAGCCCATGGGGAAAAGGAAGACCCGGATGGCATATCGAATGTTCCGCCCTTTCATTGAAAGAACTCGGTCCCAACTTCGATATCCATGCCGGTGGAGTGGACCTCGTGTTTCCCCACCATGAAAACGAAATCGCTCAATCGGAAGCCTATCTCGGAAAACCCGAATTCGCCCGAATATGGATGCATTGGGGCGCGGTTCGTCTCGCGGAAAAAAAGATGAGCAAATCCGAAGGAAACGTAATGGAAACGCGGGAAGTGCTGGAACGCTTCTCTCCTCAAAGCATTCGCTTGTTCCTTTTAGGAACGAGTTATCGCAGTCCTATCGAATACACGGAAACACGAATGCACGATTCCGAGAGTGCGAGCGAACGAATTCGAATCGCTTTGCAACGCGTAACTTCCCTTCTCGGGAAAAACGAAGAGGAACCTAAAGCAGAAGATTACGTACAGCGTTTCACAGATGCGATGAACGACGATTTCAACACCGCCGGCGCAATCGGTGTTATGTACGAAGCCATCGGAGAAATCAACGAATTGCTTTCAGAAAATCCCAAAAAAAATGAAAAGCGAATCCATTCTTTGAGAAATGCAGTCGAATGGTTTTTGGAGATTCTGGGTCTTACCATGCCTAAAGAGGAAATTTTCACAGATGGCATGACGGAAAAAGTTCTTTCGTTAATTATTAAATGGAGAAACGAATTACGCGCACAAAAACAATTCGCTTTCGCCGACAAAATTCGGGAAGATTTGAAACACTTAGGGATTCTTTTGGAAGATACTACGGAAGGTACGATTTGGAGAAAAGTATAA
- the dnaB gene encoding replicative DNA helicase: MPEFKATRTPASSKAVVSTTLKDAVPPHNDEAEAAALGSMLLSPEMADRVISILNENDFYNPIHREIFKAMLAVNKSLRQIDVVTVLAELTARGILEQIGGQEILVQIAETVPSASNAEYYAQIVKDLAILRGLQNAAHEIISLIHDPETDIQEKIDQSERRIFEVTQRTVRKDFSSLADATAEYFKDIDRIYETNEPIRGLHTGFKSLDKKLTGLYPGNLVILAARPGVGKTSLALNIAMSIAEKEERTVALFTMEMSEREIVRRILCTTARVDSQIMSYSGHLDDEHYNKLVTACERLYPLRLYIDDTSDLSPFELRAKCRRLKAETGDLGLVVVDYLQLMRPPFKTENRVQQITDIARSLKIFAKELDTPILALSQLTRAPEKRRNKRPLLSDLRESGSIEADADVVLLLYREDLYSRDPENEEDGEEEVLPPPPPEPQDPFRVVPVEVEIAKNRNGPTGRITFHFQPVFTLFTERAREV; this comes from the coding sequence GTGCCGGAATTTAAAGCCACTCGCACTCCCGCATCATCGAAAGCAGTCGTAAGCACGACTTTAAAAGACGCAGTTCCGCCTCATAACGACGAAGCAGAGGCAGCGGCTTTAGGTTCTATGCTGCTAAGCCCTGAAATGGCTGACAGAGTGATTTCCATTCTCAACGAGAACGACTTTTACAACCCCATTCATCGTGAAATTTTCAAAGCAATGCTTGCCGTGAACAAAAGTTTGCGGCAAATAGACGTCGTTACAGTACTTGCAGAACTCACCGCGCGCGGGATTCTGGAACAAATCGGCGGACAAGAAATTTTAGTGCAAATCGCAGAAACCGTACCATCTGCATCTAACGCGGAATACTATGCTCAAATCGTCAAAGACCTTGCCATACTGCGCGGTCTTCAAAATGCTGCACATGAAATCATTAGCCTCATTCACGACCCTGAAACAGACATACAAGAAAAAATAGACCAATCCGAGAGAAGAATCTTCGAAGTAACGCAAAGAACTGTCCGTAAAGATTTTTCTTCTCTTGCCGACGCCACTGCCGAATATTTCAAGGATATAGATAGGATCTACGAAACGAACGAGCCGATACGCGGGCTTCATACAGGTTTCAAATCTTTAGACAAAAAATTAACGGGTCTTTATCCTGGGAATCTCGTTATCCTGGCTGCGAGACCAGGGGTCGGAAAAACGTCTTTGGCTTTGAACATCGCGATGAGCATCGCGGAAAAAGAAGAGCGAACGGTTGCTTTATTCACCATGGAAATGTCGGAAAGGGAAATCGTGAGGAGAATTTTATGCACGACGGCGAGAGTAGATTCTCAAATCATGAGTTATTCCGGTCATTTAGACGACGAACATTACAATAAACTCGTTACGGCATGCGAAAGACTTTATCCTTTAAGACTTTATATCGATGACACTTCTGATTTGAGCCCATTCGAACTCCGGGCGAAATGTAGACGGCTCAAGGCGGAAACAGGAGATTTAGGGTTAGTGGTCGTAGACTATCTTCAATTGATGCGCCCCCCCTTCAAAACGGAAAACCGCGTACAGCAAATTACGGATATCGCAAGGTCTTTGAAAATCTTCGCAAAAGAACTCGACACACCCATTCTCGCACTTTCGCAACTCACACGCGCACCCGAAAAGAGGAGAAACAAACGCCCCTTACTCAGCGATTTGCGAGAATCCGGTTCTATCGAGGCAGATGCCGATGTCGTATTGCTGCTCTATCGCGAAGATTTGTACTCTCGGGATCCAGAAAACGAAGAAGACGGAGAGGAAGAAGTCCTTCCACCTCCCCCCCCTGAACCGCAAGACCCATTCCGGGTCGTTCCCGTAGAGGTCGAAATCGCAAAAAACAGAAACGGACCTACCGGCAGGATCACGTTCCATTTCCAACCTGTTTTTACGTTGTTTACCGAGCGAGCAAGAGAAGTATGA
- a CDS encoding oligosaccharide flippase family protein, giving the protein MSTTKRRTISGFLWQVVGLLAQNGTAFLATIVLARFLSKEDFGVIAIAIGTVQFCEMLRYGGITQAFVAYHGDEEAARHTAFWLSVIPGVLFTLALIFLAPFAAVFFDAPILSPILTVLAFTHLIDSFRIVPHSTLLRQERLREKAIAEAIPFILSAVIAIVAAIVLPPQSRVWALVAMYFARYLGIALLFNIFSPYLPKFSYSREIGKILATRGLAILLSNIPASSLEQINFVILGKRIGEGGVGLFRMAWNVTTPTSVIAHAANWTLFRPIAVAAHENAEKLQSIFLRSLRAISLLSTATLTWLILVAQDLVPLLLGPNWNDAITPAKWLCFAVLVRTFTYICTNAMQASGVPQYASITWWITFFMGIALLSFYPMLPGDALTPSVITAVFYAVSGMLALTLAAFAFRISFLSVVEALLPSIIACGLASLASAAVLYSKVFDAMPLVRLLVVSLVYAFVFLPLCGRMMGIGYKALFRPSGWKEMLRAT; this is encoded by the coding sequence TTGAGCACGACCAAACGCAGGACAATCTCCGGCTTTCTATGGCAGGTGGTAGGGCTGCTTGCACAAAACGGCACTGCATTCCTCGCCACCATCGTCCTCGCCCGATTCCTCTCTAAAGAGGATTTCGGTGTGATTGCCATCGCAATAGGAACAGTCCAGTTCTGCGAAATGCTGCGCTATGGAGGGATCACGCAAGCCTTCGTCGCCTATCACGGCGATGAAGAAGCGGCACGTCATACCGCTTTCTGGCTTTCCGTAATTCCGGGTGTCTTGTTCACATTAGCGTTGATCTTCCTTGCGCCATTTGCCGCAGTCTTCTTCGATGCACCCATTCTTTCTCCGATTCTCACGGTTTTGGCTTTCACTCATCTCATAGACAGTTTTCGCATCGTTCCTCATTCCACTCTTCTTCGACAAGAACGTTTGCGCGAAAAGGCGATTGCAGAAGCAATTCCTTTCATCCTCAGCGCAGTCATCGCCATCGTGGCTGCCATCGTGCTCCCCCCCCAATCTCGTGTTTGGGCACTCGTTGCCATGTACTTCGCTCGTTATCTCGGCATCGCTCTGCTCTTCAATATCTTTTCCCCTTATCTTCCGAAGTTCTCTTACTCTCGTGAGATCGGAAAAATTTTGGCGACTCGTGGACTGGCAATCCTTCTTTCGAACATCCCTGCAAGTTCTTTGGAACAAATCAACTTCGTCATTTTAGGAAAGCGCATCGGAGAGGGGGGGGTCGGTTTATTTCGCATGGCATGGAATGTAACGACCCCCACCTCTGTCATCGCCCACGCCGCAAATTGGACCTTGTTTCGCCCCATTGCCGTCGCCGCGCATGAAAACGCAGAAAAATTGCAAAGTATCTTCCTCCGCTCCCTGCGTGCTATCAGTTTGTTGAGCACGGCGACTCTCACTTGGTTAATTTTAGTTGCACAAGACCTCGTTCCTCTCCTCTTAGGTCCAAATTGGAACGATGCAATCACCCCTGCAAAATGGCTCTGTTTCGCCGTATTGGTGAGAACATTCACTTATATCTGCACGAACGCAATGCAAGCCTCTGGTGTACCGCAATATGCTTCCATTACTTGGTGGATTACTTTCTTTATGGGCATCGCCCTGCTTTCCTTTTATCCCATGCTTCCGGGAGATGCTCTCACCCCCTCGGTAATAACAGCAGTTTTTTATGCGGTTTCGGGAATGCTCGCACTCACCCTTGCCGCGTTTGCTTTTAGAATTTCCTTTTTATCCGTCGTCGAAGCGCTCCTACCTTCGATAATCGCATGTGGACTGGCTTCACTCGCAAGCGCCGCAGTTTTGTATTCGAAAGTTTTCGATGCAATGCCATTAGTCCGTCTCTTAGTCGTTTCCCTTGTATACGCCTTCGTTTTCCTGCCTTTATGTGGAAGAATGATGGGCATCGGTTATAAAGCCCTTTTCCGACCGAGCGGATGGAAAGAAATGCTCCGAGCCACCTAA
- a CDS encoding M3 family oligoendopeptidase has protein sequence MSTVIEQSYPKVRWDLSALFESIEDERIEKTLKEVEKRADEFVRKYYGKIVSPELTPNLLLEATREIESIYNELHKPLSYAELVFSTNTGDPKLGAFLQRIRERASEIQVKLLFFELELQAADENHIEKLLLEPILENYAHYIRKTRMFAPYRLSEKEEIVLEKVSNTGKRAWVRFHDEILSNHVFLYKNPTTGDTEQLNLEGVLDKLRDPDRTVRQAAADALSEGLNSLERTLVFTYNTLLLDKKIEDEMRGYKYPEASRHLANELDRDVVELVVNLCKENYPMVSRYYHVKRDILGLKEMTHIDRYAPLFSTQQTVPWDEAKQIVLDAFRRFSEKISEAAKEFFEKNWIDAEPRMGKSGGAYCSSNTPDTHPVVFMSYMNKLDDVMTLAHELGHGVHGYFSRKQSLFNFHPTLPLAELASTFGEMLVFDALVEKANLRDKLALYGEKIEGIFATIFRQATMYRFEQACHRKRREQGELAPEEIHELWQTLMQEMFGDSVKLGHQHRTWWSYIPHFVFLPFYVYAYSFGELLVLSLYQRAKQEGPKFADKYIELLSLGGFKSPQELMDVVGVNLQDREFWKGGFTVLEKLLSEFEGLWSEYSKQT, from the coding sequence ATGAGTACGGTAATCGAACAGTCGTATCCGAAAGTGCGTTGGGACCTCAGTGCGCTTTTCGAAAGCATCGAAGACGAGAGAATCGAAAAAACTTTAAAAGAAGTCGAAAAAAGAGCTGACGAATTCGTTCGAAAATATTACGGAAAAATCGTAAGCCCAGAACTCACACCGAATCTCTTGCTCGAAGCGACACGCGAAATCGAATCCATTTACAACGAATTGCATAAACCACTCTCCTATGCAGAACTTGTCTTTTCCACGAATACAGGAGACCCTAAATTAGGAGCATTTCTCCAAAGGATAAGAGAGCGGGCAAGCGAGATTCAAGTCAAACTTCTCTTCTTCGAATTAGAACTGCAAGCCGCAGACGAAAATCACATCGAAAAATTGCTCCTCGAACCGATTTTAGAAAACTATGCACATTACATTCGAAAGACGCGCATGTTTGCACCTTATCGCCTTTCTGAAAAAGAGGAGATCGTGCTGGAAAAGGTGTCAAACACGGGCAAACGCGCATGGGTGAGATTCCACGACGAGATCCTTTCTAACCACGTTTTTCTTTACAAGAATCCGACAACCGGAGACACCGAACAGCTCAATTTAGAAGGAGTGCTGGACAAACTACGAGACCCGGATAGAACGGTTCGCCAAGCCGCCGCCGATGCACTTTCCGAAGGATTGAATTCTTTGGAACGCACACTGGTGTTCACGTACAACACCTTGCTTCTCGATAAAAAAATCGAAGACGAAATGCGTGGCTACAAATATCCGGAAGCAAGCCGACATCTTGCCAACGAGTTAGACCGCGATGTAGTGGAACTCGTCGTGAACCTGTGTAAGGAAAACTATCCGATGGTCTCGCGTTATTATCACGTCAAACGCGATATCCTCGGTTTGAAGGAAATGACTCACATAGACCGCTATGCTCCGCTGTTTTCTACACAGCAAACGGTTCCATGGGACGAGGCTAAACAAATCGTGTTGGATGCATTTCGGAGATTTTCCGAAAAAATCTCCGAAGCGGCAAAGGAATTCTTCGAAAAGAATTGGATTGATGCCGAACCGAGAATGGGAAAAAGCGGGGGGGCATACTGCTCGAGCAATACTCCCGACACTCATCCGGTCGTCTTCATGAGTTACATGAACAAATTGGATGACGTGATGACGCTCGCTCACGAGTTGGGTCATGGTGTGCATGGATATTTCTCGCGCAAGCAAAGCCTCTTCAATTTCCATCCCACTCTTCCTTTGGCAGAATTAGCGAGCACGTTCGGCGAAATGCTCGTCTTCGATGCTTTAGTCGAGAAAGCGAATCTCCGAGACAAATTAGCGCTTTACGGAGAAAAAATCGAAGGGATTTTTGCGACTATTTTTCGACAAGCAACCATGTACCGCTTCGAACAGGCTTGTCATAGAAAGCGAAGAGAACAAGGGGAACTCGCTCCCGAAGAAATTCACGAACTTTGGCAAACTCTCATGCAAGAAATGTTCGGAGATTCCGTGAAACTCGGTCATCAGCATCGAACTTGGTGGAGTTACATTCCTCATTTCGTTTTCTTGCCGTTTTACGTATATGCCTATTCGTTCGGTGAATTGCTCGTACTTTCTCTATATCAACGCGCGAAACAAGAAGGACCGAAATTTGCAGACAAATATATCGAATTGCTCTCTCTCGGCGGATTTAAATCACCGCAAGAACTCATGGACGTCGTCGGCGTAAATCTGCAAGACCGAGAATTTTGGAAGGGGGGGTTCACAGTCTTGGAAAAACTCCTTTCAGAATTCGAAGGACTTTGGTCGGAGTATTCGAAGCAAACGTAA
- the purB gene encoding adenylosuccinate lyase, which yields MIERYQTPGISAIWSPESKVQTWMEVELAITQVCEKHGLIPPGTTEILRKRAKFDLERIAELEKETRHDLMAFVRNLEENVGKEGRYIHFGVTSYDVIDTANALLIKRSTQQVLSSLSSLRTEIRRLAKEYADTPMIGRTHGVHAEPITFGFKLANWFAELNRSEERLQRAEKELSVGKISGAVGVHGILGPEIEKEVCEILGLEPDPASTQIVSRDRYASLFCAFGILAGSLEKFATELRNLQRTEILEVQEEFAAGQTGSSAMPHKRNPWHSETICGLARVVRGNVSAMLECITTWHERDLTNSSVERIVLPDTFHLIDFMLLRLKNILSGLRVFPEKMRENLNILGDLVFSEHVMIALIRKGMSREEAYRVVQRNTAKAWEGEDFRKSIESDPDVVSLLNPEEITECFDLNHHLRHVEHTLRAVGIFD from the coding sequence TTGATTGAACGCTACCAAACACCAGGCATCTCGGCGATTTGGTCGCCAGAAAGCAAAGTGCAAACTTGGATGGAAGTCGAGTTGGCTATCACACAGGTTTGTGAAAAGCACGGACTTATTCCTCCCGGAACTACAGAGATTCTGCGCAAGCGCGCAAAGTTCGACCTCGAACGAATAGCAGAATTAGAAAAAGAAACAAGACATGACCTCATGGCATTCGTGCGCAATCTGGAGGAGAATGTCGGAAAAGAAGGACGTTACATTCATTTCGGCGTAACTTCCTATGACGTTATCGATACTGCGAATGCGCTTTTGATAAAACGTTCCACCCAACAAGTCCTCTCTTCCCTATCCAGTTTACGAACGGAAATACGACGTTTAGCGAAAGAATACGCCGATACACCGATGATTGGACGAACTCACGGAGTTCATGCAGAACCGATTACATTCGGATTCAAATTGGCAAATTGGTTTGCAGAACTCAATCGCTCGGAAGAAAGATTGCAACGCGCTGAAAAAGAACTTTCTGTCGGAAAAATCAGCGGCGCGGTCGGTGTGCACGGCATTTTAGGACCAGAAATAGAGAAAGAGGTTTGCGAAATTCTCGGGCTCGAACCTGACCCAGCATCTACTCAAATTGTTTCTCGAGACCGCTATGCGAGTTTGTTTTGCGCATTTGGAATTCTCGCAGGCAGTTTGGAAAAATTCGCAACGGAATTGCGCAATCTGCAGCGGACAGAAATCTTAGAAGTTCAAGAAGAGTTCGCGGCTGGCCAAACCGGTAGCAGTGCTATGCCGCATAAAAGAAATCCATGGCACAGCGAAACGATTTGTGGACTCGCGCGTGTCGTGCGAGGAAATGTCTCGGCAATGTTGGAATGTATTACAACCTGGCACGAACGCGATCTCACGAATTCCAGCGTCGAAAGAATCGTTCTTCCGGACACATTCCACCTCATTGATTTTATGCTTCTTCGATTGAAAAACATTCTTTCTGGGTTGCGAGTATTTCCGGAGAAAATGAGAGAGAACTTAAATATCTTAGGGGATTTAGTTTTCAGCGAACACGTTATGATTGCGTTGATTCGAAAAGGCATGTCTCGAGAGGAGGCTTATCGTGTGGTGCAACGAAACACAGCCAAAGCATGGGAAGGAGAAGATTTTCGAAAAAGCATCGAGAGCGACCCGGATGTCGTTTCCCTTTTGAATCCTGAAGAAATTACAGAATGTTTCGATTTGAATCATCACTTGCGTCATGTCGAACACACTCTTCGCGCGGTCGGCATTTTCGATTAG